ATCCTATTGAGATAGTATCTTCTGCAAATCAATCTTCCGCTGAAATATCTGCAATTCAGTGGCAGGAACCGGTATTCTTTATTGGCACCATTACTCTTTTCGTCGCACTGATTTCTATGTTTATGATCGGACGGTTGATCAGTAATTATGTAGCACTAAAATCTTTATACAAGAATTTAAGCCTTACGGAATTAAAAGAAGTCTCGCGTGAAAATAACAGATTCAATAAACCATCTATAAAACTGGCTTTTCATGATCATCCGTTGGTTCCATTCACATTTGGATGGAACCAACCGGTGATTGTCCTTCCAAAAATTCTGCAACATGAACCGGAAAAACTGGACATGGCCCTGCAGCATGAGCTCATCCACATTAAGCGGGGTGATTATTTGCTGCAGCTGGCACTGTCCATGATCGAATCTCTGTTTTGGTTTCATCCGTTAATCCGATACGGCAACCAGGAGATCGATACCTATCGCGAAATCAGTTGCGATCAGGAAGTGCTTTCCACATCCGATTTCTCCATTAAGTCTTATGCCAATCTCTTGTATGAATTAGTGCCACTCAGCACCGGTGTTGGGAAACTCTCGGTGAGTATGGCAGTCAAAAATTCAACACTCAAAAAACGTATTAAGACCATGAAATATCACAAACTACATAAAGCATCATTCAGGCAAAGTATCTTCTTTCTATTCCTGATGATCTTGGGGATTACCCTGCCTATTGCCTGCTCTGATTTGAGAGGCCCGGAAATTATTTCTAACGAAGAACTCGAATCAACCCAAATTAATATTCAGGATGCAACGGTTTCTATAAATGGTGTTGCTTTAGAATCAAAGAACTTTAATGACGTATCAGCTGGAGGACTCGGAGCCATCAGTATCTTTGCTGGAGAATATGGCATCTTTAAAGTTGCTCCCCGACAATTTGAAGGTGGAATTAAAACTGGTAAGATTGATGGAAGTACTCTTTCATTTAAGATTAATGAAATGGATGTGAAATTGAACTCCTTTTCAGAAATATTAAAAGGTATTTCCAGCTCATCGCTCTGGGTAAGTCACAACAGTGAATTAGCTGAAGCAACTAAAAAGTTCCCTCCCATGATTGCGGCCCATGAAAATGTAAATGCTAAATTTCCTCCACCCCCGCCTTCAGTTCCTACTGTTGGCGAGCAAGAAGATCTTGGTGATTATTTCGTAGTTGTTGAGAAAATGCCGAAGCTTATTGGAGGAATGAAAGCCTTACAGGCAAAAACGGAATACCCTGAAATGGCACGTCGTGCCGGAATTGAAGGCCGGGTTACCGTTCAGTTCATTGTTAATGAACAAGGCGAAGTAGAAAATGCCAAAGTTGTGCGTGGTATTGGCGGTGGCGCTGATGAGGAAGCTCTCAGAGTCGTGAAAGAAACTCAATTTGAGCCAGGGGTTCAACGAGGAAAACCTGTTCGTGTTCAGTACGCTTTATCCATCAATTTCAAACTGGAGAGTTCGGATTTTTCAACTACACCACCTCCGCCTGTTAAACAATCTGAAGTAGAGAGAGCTGAAGGATAACTAACGATTAGTCAATTTTTTCAACTATTTAAGATAGCATAAGATAGTAAATGAGCGGTGTTAGCAGCTCCGCTTTTTTTATTTGAACTTTTTTGAAACATCTTTTTTTATTTGGCGTACCTAGAGGTTAGATTATAATCAAACTAACTATATCCACATGCCAGCTAAATTAAGAAAATCAAGAACAGACAAAATGCTTGCCGGCGTTTGCGGAGGTTTTGCTGAATACCTTGGATGGGATGCAACCCTTGTCCGTATCATTTTTGCCATTATCCTGGTTTCCAGTTTTGGAACAGCTGTACTGGCTTATTTTATTCTTGCTATCGTAATGCCCGACTAACTTACGTTCAATACAGACCTCTAAATCATATTTTATAATTTACGCATTGTTGTAAAATTCCTTCCTCATTAGCATCTTGAGCGCCAAATAAATCATGGAATGCTTATGAAAGTTGGAATTGTAGGAGATGCAAAACGGGCTGTTGCCTGGGAACAACACTTGCGGCCCCATCAAATTGTTCAGGAAGTTGAGCTCTGTCCTAATATTAAGGAAGTTGGTAAAGTTGATGCCTGTCTTCTTATTGACGAGACTGAACAAAACCTGGATATTCTGCTCGAAGGTGTGCATTTAGGCTTAAATTGCTTCCTCATTTCACGCCAGCCCACCAACACTTCAAAGCTGGAAAAAATATACCGCGCTACCAAAGAAGCAGGAGTGCATGTTCAATTTTCCCATTGGCCAACGCTTGCTCCCGCCACCCAATGGATGATGGATAGAATTTCCCGTCCCTCATTTTTAAGTATTACCCGAGAAGTAAACTACTCCCAATTTATAAACACTGAAGATGAATTTCGGCAATTCTGGATTGATGAACTTGGTTTATGCATGAAATGGATTGATAGCGGCATCCATCACGTAGAAGCAAAAGAGATTACTCTTGAAGGTAAGCACCCGGTAAGCATTCACATTTTTCTTAGATTTGATAATGGCTCTACTGTCGACATACGGATCTACACCGGAGCTGCTGAAAACAATCATAAACGCATCGCTTCCACGAAACAGGAAATATTGGAATGCAACGTTCCTTCACAAAATATTAGGATTGGAAGACTAAATTCCGGCGATCATCTCTTCTTTGAAAAACAGAGCTTTGACCCAGCTAAATCGGCCGAAAAAGCAGCGCTGATGTTCCTGAAGTCTGTCCAAATGGATAGAGAAACGCCCTATACCGCCTATGATGCTTACCAACTTTCCCTGCAAATAGAAAATATCGAAAAACGCCTCTCACAGTTCCTCTGAGCCCTATATTAACTCAATGTTAACTTTCCGTTAACATTTCATTTACTTTGAGTTAACAATTCCTTAACATTGGGGTAGATTAAACCAAGAGGAATATCATGAGAACTAAAGTCTTATCACTACTGATTATAGCTGCTTTTTCAAGCGGACTATTTGCCCAACAAAGCATCACCAATGAGAAACACGAACGTGTACTAACTCATGTTGAAGACAATATTTTCGACGTAAAGTTTTTTGATGCTAATGGCACTGTTGTGCAAGAAGGTCAGTATTGGAAAGAAGGAAACTCATTCAAGCCACATGGTAAATGGGCGCTATATTCTTCTGCTTCCGGAGATATTGTAACTACTTCTACTTTTGAGAAAGGAGAACGTGTTTCTGTTGAAACAGTTATTGACGGAAAAGTAGTTAAGGCTGATAAACAACAGCTTGCCATCAAACAAATTGAAAAACAAATAGATCAGCTTGAAAAGAGACTTGCAGATCTGAAAGAAAATTAAATAATAAAATTACATCGCACCAAAATAATGAGGAGGTGCTGTTATGAGAGCTAAATTATACGAGAAATATTACAAACTAGGATTTGACCATTACATTTTTAAAAACATTTTTGGGCTTCATAAACCCGATAAAAATGTTAAACGGTTCTATTATGTAGTTATAGTTACCGCAATTGCGTTAGGTATAGCTATTTCCTGATCAAAGATTGAATCAGAGCCTAAGGCTTCATTGCTTTAAATAACTTTTTCAGTTTACCCCGCGACATTAGTCCGTCTACAAAATTAAACTGACCTGCCTGAAGCCTTTCTCCTCCATCTATAACCACACATTCTCCGGTTATATATGGAGCGAGATCAGACATTAAAAATATTGCAAGATTGGCGAGCTCTTCATGCTCGCCATATCTTTTTGCGGGAATCTTATTCTTAAAGTTTTTCTCCAACACTTTTTCAGGAACTAATCTCGACCAGGCACCCTCAGTTGGAAAAGGTCCAGGCGCTATCGCATTTAATCTGATACCATAAGTTGCCCATTCAAAAGCCAAAGAGCGGGTCATCGCTAATACCCCAGCTTTACTGCAAGCTGAAGGTAAAACAAAAGCACAACCGGTTCCTTCTGCATAGGTCGTTACCATGTTCAGAACATTTCCTTCCTTTTTATTATCAATCAAGTAATTACCAAATACATGAGTACAATTAAAGCTTCCATGTAACACAATATCTACTACAGCTTTAAACCCACCAGGTGATAAGTCTTCAGATGCGGAAAGAAAATTACCTGCTGCATTGTTAACCAAACCGGTAACAGATCCAAAATCTTCAATAATTTGTTCAAACATTGATGTTACACCATCATAATCTCTAACATCACACTGGTAATACCGGGCTATCACTCCATCTTTTTGCTCTTCTATTTCTTTGACAGCCTTTTGAAGCTTCTTTTCCGTCCTCCCGCAGATTGCAATATCAGCGCCACATTTTGCAAATCCTTTTGCCATAGAAAGTCCGAGTCCACTTCCGCCTCCGGTTATCAATATCGTTTGTCCTGATAGCGTGTCTTCTTTGAACATGTTATTTTGTTTTGAGGAGCGACCTTGGCATAGACTATCGGCAACTGTCAATCGTCGTTTACCATTGGTCGTCTGTAATTAAAGATTTTCGAAAATACCTGCTGCACCCATTCCGCCGCCAATACACATGGTAACCAACCCATACTTAGATTTACGTTCTTTCATTTCATATAGAATCTGTGTGGTTAGTTTAGCACCGGTACATCCAAGAGGGTGCCCCATAGCTATAGCCCCACCATTTACGTTTGTGATTTCCTGATCTAACCCAAGCTCTCGGATAACTGCCAATGACTGAGATGCAAAGGCTTCGTTCAGCTCAATCAAATCAATATCTGATAATTTCAATCCGGTTTTAGAAAGTACTTTCGGAACAGCTTCTACCGGACCGATGCCCATAATTTCAGGAGCAACCCCCGCTACCTGGAAGCCAACGTAACGTGCCATAGGCTCCAAACCTAATTTTTTAACCATCTCCCCACTCATCACCACTACACCCGCTGCGGCATCATTCATTTGGGATGAATTACCGGCCGTAACACTACCTCCGTTTTTAAAAACAGGCCGAAGTCCTGATAAGGCTTCAACTGAAGTATCTTTGCGTGGACCTTCATCCTTTTTAAAAGTGAATGATTCTTCCAGAACTTCACCATCAGCAGTTACTTTCTTTTCTTGAACTTGTACCGGAGTCATTTGGTTGTCAAACTTTCCATCCTCCCAGGCTTTAATTGCCCTCTGATGACTTTGATAGGCAAACTTATCCTGATCTTCCCGGCTAACTTTGTATTTATCGGCTACATTTTCTGCGGTGATGCCCATGCTAACATACACGCCGGGTTTATTCTCGACCAGTTCAGGGTTGGGCTGAAATGACATTCCTCCCATCGGTACCAAACTCATGGATTCCACTCCACCAGCTATAATCACATCGGCTCCACCAGCCATAATTCGTTCGGCTGCCATGGCAATAGTTTGCAATCCTGAAGAGCAAAATCGATTCACCGTTACACCCGGAACCGAATCCGGTAGACCTCCTAATAAGGCAACCTGACGAGCCATATTCAATCCCTGAGAAGCCTCTGGAAACGCGCACCCCATAATCACATCCTCAACCTGCTCGGGATTTAACCCTTTTGTTCGATTGAGTAAGTCCTTAACTATTTCTCCCCCCATTGAATCGGGTCGTGTAAACCGAAGCGATCCTTTGTTAGCTTTACCACAAGCTGTTCGGGTTGCTGCAACAACGAAAGCATCTCTGTTTGACATAATTTTTAATTCCTCAATTTAAAATTCCTAATTTCTAAGCGGCTTCCCTTTTTTCAGCATGTGCTCCATTCGGGCCAGGGTTCGGTCATCCTGTAGGCATTCAAGGATTGCCTCCCTTTCCAGTTTCAGGAGATAGGATTCGGGGACTTCCTGCTCTTCGCTTAAATCTCCACCAGCCAATACATAAGCCACTCTCTCAGCTACAACCTGATCATAATCGGTGATATACTTGCCTTCATGCATTACATGGAGCATGAGTTTCATGGCTGATAACGCAGTTTTTCCCAGAACTTTCATCGAAGTTTCTGCCGGCGGGTGATATCCAGCCTGCACCAAATTCAACGCCTCTTCTTTAGCCGTTTTGATCAGCAAGTCGCGGTTCATAACAATAGTATCGGAGGGCCTCAAGTACCCGAGCTCTCGGGCCAAATGGGCGCTTTCCGATACTTTTGCCATCCCGATAGTCTTGAATACTTCCCGTATAAACGGCAGCGGATCTGCATCACCTTCCAGTTTCTGCATAGCTCTTCGGAGCAGCTCCGTGGTTCCCCCTCCGGCCGGAATTAACCCAACTCCAACTTCTACCAAACCCATGTAGAGTTCATGATGAGCCACCACTTTATCCGAATACAAACAAAATTCTACTCCCCCGCCCAAGGTTTTCCCAAATGGCGCCGTAATAACAGGAAAAGGCGCATACCTTAATGCAACCGCCGTTTTCTGGAAGTTTTCCACGGCCTGCACAACGCTGTCCCAATCGTCATTTTGTTTAGCAATCAGGGCCTCTTTAAGATTTGCTCCAAAAGCAAAGTTATCAGCATCATGGCTGATAACCAGAGCATCAAATTGTTCTTTAACCAGATTCAGCGACTTATAAAGTGATTGAACCAGCTCACTTCCCAGCGTTGAATTAGGTGTATGAAATTCAAATAGCGCAACACCATCTCCCATATCATGGACAGAAACACTTTCGTTCTCCATCACCGGAGCATTCTGCTTTCGTAAATGATGAACTTTGATTTCTCCTTTTGCTTCAGGAGGAATGTCCACCATAGATTTGGACAGAGGATTGTAAACTTTTCCGTCCTCATAGAATGATTTTATATCAGCATCCAGCATAGTACAAATTAACTCAGGAATCTCATTTCCTTCTTTTTTGAGCCGATCAACCATCTCCTCGATGCCCAGCGCATCCCAGCGCTCAAATGGCCCCATTTCCCAGTTAAACCCCCATTGCATAGCGCGGTCGATGGAAAGTGGAGAATCTGTTATCTCAGGAATCCGGTTTGCTGCATATAATAGTAAGTCACGATGCACATTCCAGAGGAAGTCACCAATCTTATCATCAGAAAAAACCAGAAACTTCAATCGGTCTGCCGTGTCTTTGATTTTTTGGGCTTCTCCCAGGATTGGGTCCTCCAGTTTTTGCTGCGACTCATATTCAAACGTTTCCGGGTTTATGACCAGATACTCCCCATCCTTCTTGGAATAGAAACCTTTACCGGCTTTATTCCCGATCATCCCTTTTTCCACCATTTTTCCAAACTCTTCAGGTAAGTTGAAGGTCTCCTGCATTTCGTCATCAGGGATAGATGGATAGAGGTTTCTGGCTACATGATTGGTCACATCCAGCCCAGCCATATCTGCCGTTCGAAAGGTCGCGGCTTTGGAATATCCGGTTAGAGTCCCGGTCAGTAAATCAATATCTTCAGCACGGAAGTCGCCATCAAAGAAATAAGGCATGATGTTGGCTATAGAGAAAATCCCAATCCGATTGGCGATAAAGTTCGGCGTATCTTTACAAATAACCACGCCTTTACCCAGTGTCTTTTCACAGAACCGATGCATGAATTCCGTCACATCTTCGGAAGTTGTTTCAGTTGGAATCACCTCCAGCAACTTCATATATCTGGGAGGATTAAAAAAATGCGTTCCGAGGAAATGAGCCTTATAATCATCGTTACAGTCTTCAGAAATCTCTCCAATTGGCAAGCCTGATGTATTTGAACTGACAATGGTTTTCGGCTTTCGGATCTTTTCAATACGAGACATCATATCTTTTTTGATGTCCATCTTTTCTATGATAACCTCACAAATCCAATCGGCTTCTTTCAGTTTTTCAAAATCATCCTCGAAATTTCCTACTTCGATTCTCCTGGCAAAATCCGGCTTTCCAAATGGTGCCGGCTTCATCTTCGAAGCTTTTTGTAAGCTCTCTTCAGCGATTTTATTCGGCCGGTTGGGGTCATCACTTTTCAGATCCAATAAAATTACATCCAACCCCGCATTTACACAATGTGCGGCTATCTGACTTCCCATTACTCCTGACCCTAATACGGCTACTTTCCTGATCGAATATTTTTTCGTGCTCATAAATATCTATTTCTAAGATTCTTCCTCTTCTTCCGCGTAAATACTGTCGATTTGTTCTTTGTATTTCTCGTTGATCACATTTCTCTTAATTTTAAGTGTGGGTGTGATTTCTCCGCCATCAATCGTGAACTGATCTTCCAGCAACTTGAACTTTTTCACTTTCTCCCATTTGGAAAGCTCCTGATTCACCTTATCTATTTCTTTCTGTATACGCTTGATCACAAACTCGTTTTCAGTAAGATTTTCATCGGGGAAATCATGTCCTGTTGACTTAAATCTCTTCTTCATGTTTTCCCAGTTCGGCACAATTAATGCCCCACAAAATTTGTGTTCACTTCCGACAACAACGGCTTGTTCAATGAACCCGCTATTCACCAAGGCATTCTCGATCGGTTGTGGTGCTACATACTTACCCGTCGAAAGCTTAAAGAGTGACTTCTTGCGATCAGTAACAAATAACCATCCTTCTTCATCAAGGTGGCCAATATCACCGGTGTGGAACCAGCCTTCCCCATCTATCGCTTCTTCCGTTTTGTCCGGCATTTTATAATACCCTTTCATGATGTTCGGACCTTTAGCCAGAATCTCTCCGTCTTCCGCAATTTTAATTTCTACATCTACGAGTGGTTTTCCCGAAGAACCGATTCTGAGTTCACCTATCGGCGGGCCGGTCAGTACCGGAGAAGTTTCCGTAAGTCCATATCCCAGCCCACAATAGATTCCAATGCCGTTCATAAACCGCGCAATATTGGGAGAAAGAGCGGCTCCACCAACATTTAATCCCACTAAATTCCCCCCAAACATCTCCCGAATTTTAGCATACACCAGTTTATCTGCAATTTTCCATTTCCAGGCAGCGGGTGGATTTTCCGGATCATATTCTTCGGCCAAATTCACTGCCCAGTAATATAGTTGCTTCTTCAGTCCGCTGAATTCCTGTCCCTTAACTTTAATACCCGTTACGATCTTCTCCAGCAACCGGGGGACTGTTACCATATAGATTGGCTTCACCGTCTGGAAATCATCCCGGATATCATCTACTTCATCAATGTAATAAGGCGGAACGCCTACATAGGCATAGATATACGATGCTGTGCGTTCGAACATATGTGCCAGTGGCAGGTATGAAAGTACTTTGGGTTCGTCATGTTCCTCTGGATTGAAAGGGAAAATCTCGTGGGAGGCAAGGGCATTTCCTGCGATGTTATTATGAGTTAGCATCACGCCTTTGGGTACACCTGTAGTCCCTGAAGTATAGATCAGCGTAGCAAGGTCGTCGGGTTGTACATCACTGCGAAGTTTATCAAATAAATTCGGATCTTCCTCAGCTTTCTTATGCCCCATCTCCAGAATATCGTCGAACGTTTTGAGTTTCTCATGACTGGAACCGAGGATTGAAATGATAGCATTTACACTTTCTATGCCTTTGATAAGCGGCTTGGTTTCCGCAAACACCTCATCATCAGATACGAAATGAACCTTCGCTTCTGAATTCTCCAGAATGTACTTAATCTGCTCTCCGGGCTGTGTAGTATAGATAGGCACTACAACCGCTCCCAATGATAAAATAGCCTGGTCTATCACCAGCCATTCCGTGCTGTTCTCGGCATGCAGAGAAACCTTATCCCCTTTTCGAACGCCTAGTTCATACAGCCCCATAGCCAAGTCGTGCACCATTTGATTGAAGTCATCGATGGTTGTTTCAATCCATTCCCCATCCCGCTTTACAGCTGAATATATCCCTGTCTTATTCTTTTCAACTCCTTCAGAGACGACAGACAAAATCGTGGTAGGTTCGTATTTCATATTATTTTCCTATCATGTTTGCGTGTATTTTCTAAATATACACTTTCACTGTTCATTTGAAAGCGGTTCCACTCTTTATTTTAATAACTTAACACTGTTAATCAAATTCAACTTTTATGTTTATTGAAGAAGATTTAAAAAAGAAAGCTGAAATCTACTTCAACTTTTCGCACAAGCACATGGGGCATGCATTAGGAATGGAATTCCAGCATGTCGCAAAAGATAAGATGATGGCCACCATGCCCGTGAATGAGAATTCTGTTCAGCCATTTGGAGTACTACACGGCGGAGCTTCTGTGGCTTTGGCCGAAACCTTGTGTTCGGTAGGCGGCTGGTTTCAATTGGAAGATATAAACCAAACGGTAGTGGGTGTGGAGATCAATGCTAATCACATTCGGTCGGTGAAGATGGGAGGCAAAGTAACCGGAACCGCACAGCCTGTTCATGTGGGGCGAAAAATACAGGTTTGGGAATGCGAGCTTCGCGATGAACGAGATAAGCTCGTGTGTTCTTCAAGGTGTACATTAGCTGTAATCAACACCCCCGAGAGTTAATTAAATCACAAATCGATCATTCTGTCCATCCACCTAATCACATTTCTTCAACATATTTGTAAGAATGATGCTTAAAGAAATAGGGAAGTAGACTTTAATGGTTGATGTTCAGCATTCAACAGACTTTCAAAAGAAAAACACTTTAGCTATTATCGGGCATGGAAA
The genomic region above belongs to Gracilimonas sp. and contains:
- a CDS encoding M56 family metallopeptidase yields the protein MYELTELIKDIGNISLDTFWFPLMVWTVCCTLAFLFLKTRKKLNPLFHYHLRSAAILSLPLGIGIAALMNKIPDWFASSNLETAFFIVQNPIEIVSSANQSSAEISAIQWQEPVFFIGTITLFVALISMFMIGRLISNYVALKSLYKNLSLTELKEVSRENNRFNKPSIKLAFHDHPLVPFTFGWNQPVIVLPKILQHEPEKLDMALQHELIHIKRGDYLLQLALSMIESLFWFHPLIRYGNQEIDTYREISCDQEVLSTSDFSIKSYANLLYELVPLSTGVGKLSVSMAVKNSTLKKRIKTMKYHKLHKASFRQSIFFLFLMILGITLPIACSDLRGPEIISNEELESTQINIQDATVSINGVALESKNFNDVSAGGLGAISIFAGEYGIFKVAPRQFEGGIKTGKIDGSTLSFKINEMDVKLNSFSEILKGISSSSLWVSHNSELAEATKKFPPMIAAHENVNAKFPPPPPSVPTVGEQEDLGDYFVVVEKMPKLIGGMKALQAKTEYPEMARRAGIEGRVTVQFIVNEQGEVENAKVVRGIGGGADEEALRVVKETQFEPGVQRGKPVRVQYALSINFKLESSDFSTTPPPPVKQSEVERAEG
- a CDS encoding PspC domain-containing protein — encoded protein: MPAKLRKSRTDKMLAGVCGGFAEYLGWDATLVRIIFAIILVSSFGTAVLAYFILAIVMPD
- a CDS encoding SDR family oxidoreductase; this encodes MFKEDTLSGQTILITGGGSGLGLSMAKGFAKCGADIAICGRTEKKLQKAVKEIEEQKDGVIARYYQCDVRDYDGVTSMFEQIIEDFGSVTGLVNNAAGNFLSASEDLSPGGFKAVVDIVLHGSFNCTHVFGNYLIDNKKEGNVLNMVTTYAEGTGCAFVLPSACSKAGVLAMTRSLAFEWATYGIRLNAIAPGPFPTEGAWSRLVPEKVLEKNFKNKIPAKRYGEHEELANLAIFLMSDLAPYITGECVVIDGGERLQAGQFNFVDGLMSRGKLKKLFKAMKP
- a CDS encoding thiolase family protein, producing the protein MSNRDAFVVAATRTACGKANKGSLRFTRPDSMGGEIVKDLLNRTKGLNPEQVEDVIMGCAFPEASQGLNMARQVALLGGLPDSVPGVTVNRFCSSGLQTIAMAAERIMAGGADVIIAGGVESMSLVPMGGMSFQPNPELVENKPGVYVSMGITAENVADKYKVSREDQDKFAYQSHQRAIKAWEDGKFDNQMTPVQVQEKKVTADGEVLEESFTFKKDEGPRKDTSVEALSGLRPVFKNGGSVTAGNSSQMNDAAAGVVVMSGEMVKKLGLEPMARYVGFQVAGVAPEIMGIGPVEAVPKVLSKTGLKLSDIDLIELNEAFASQSLAVIRELGLDQEITNVNGGAIAMGHPLGCTGAKLTTQILYEMKERKSKYGLVTMCIGGGMGAAGIFENL
- a CDS encoding 3-hydroxyacyl-CoA dehydrogenase/enoyl-CoA hydratase family protein, whose translation is MSTKKYSIRKVAVLGSGVMGSQIAAHCVNAGLDVILLDLKSDDPNRPNKIAEESLQKASKMKPAPFGKPDFARRIEVGNFEDDFEKLKEADWICEVIIEKMDIKKDMMSRIEKIRKPKTIVSSNTSGLPIGEISEDCNDDYKAHFLGTHFFNPPRYMKLLEVIPTETTSEDVTEFMHRFCEKTLGKGVVICKDTPNFIANRIGIFSIANIMPYFFDGDFRAEDIDLLTGTLTGYSKAATFRTADMAGLDVTNHVARNLYPSIPDDEMQETFNLPEEFGKMVEKGMIGNKAGKGFYSKKDGEYLVINPETFEYESQQKLEDPILGEAQKIKDTADRLKFLVFSDDKIGDFLWNVHRDLLLYAANRIPEITDSPLSIDRAMQWGFNWEMGPFERWDALGIEEMVDRLKKEGNEIPELICTMLDADIKSFYEDGKVYNPLSKSMVDIPPEAKGEIKVHHLRKQNAPVMENESVSVHDMGDGVALFEFHTPNSTLGSELVQSLYKSLNLVKEQFDALVISHDADNFAFGANLKEALIAKQNDDWDSVVQAVENFQKTAVALRYAPFPVITAPFGKTLGGGVEFCLYSDKVVAHHELYMGLVEVGVGLIPAGGGTTELLRRAMQKLEGDADPLPFIREVFKTIGMAKVSESAHLARELGYLRPSDTIVMNRDLLIKTAKEEALNLVQAGYHPPAETSMKVLGKTALSAMKLMLHVMHEGKYITDYDQVVAERVAYVLAGGDLSEEQEVPESYLLKLEREAILECLQDDRTLARMEHMLKKGKPLRN
- a CDS encoding long-chain fatty acid--CoA ligase: MKYEPTTILSVVSEGVEKNKTGIYSAVKRDGEWIETTIDDFNQMVHDLAMGLYELGVRKGDKVSLHAENSTEWLVIDQAILSLGAVVVPIYTTQPGEQIKYILENSEAKVHFVSDDEVFAETKPLIKGIESVNAIISILGSSHEKLKTFDDILEMGHKKAEEDPNLFDKLRSDVQPDDLATLIYTSGTTGVPKGVMLTHNNIAGNALASHEIFPFNPEEHDEPKVLSYLPLAHMFERTASYIYAYVGVPPYYIDEVDDIRDDFQTVKPIYMVTVPRLLEKIVTGIKVKGQEFSGLKKQLYYWAVNLAEEYDPENPPAAWKWKIADKLVYAKIREMFGGNLVGLNVGGAALSPNIARFMNGIGIYCGLGYGLTETSPVLTGPPIGELRIGSSGKPLVDVEIKIAEDGEILAKGPNIMKGYYKMPDKTEEAIDGEGWFHTGDIGHLDEEGWLFVTDRKKSLFKLSTGKYVAPQPIENALVNSGFIEQAVVVGSEHKFCGALIVPNWENMKKRFKSTGHDFPDENLTENEFVIKRIQKEIDKVNQELSKWEKVKKFKLLEDQFTIDGGEITPTLKIKRNVINEKYKEQIDSIYAEEEEES
- a CDS encoding hotdog fold thioesterase: MFIEEDLKKKAEIYFNFSHKHMGHALGMEFQHVAKDKMMATMPVNENSVQPFGVLHGGASVALAETLCSVGGWFQLEDINQTVVGVEINANHIRSVKMGGKVTGTAQPVHVGRKIQVWECELRDERDKLVCSSRCTLAVINTPES